From Pigmentibacter ruber, a single genomic window includes:
- a CDS encoding amino acid ABC transporter permease: MDSIFDLSVIQNNFLQLMIGRYPNGPLGGLALTIILAFISVSLSIIGGLILGLLCISRNSYIRVPVSFIVNLIRAMPLLMVIFWMFFLLPILTGGKFPENGTVICALTIFTSCYISQIVKAGIASIPKGQTEASISSGMTYWQTMRYVVLPQGLRNMIPSFVNQFVSLIKDTSLGYIVGVSELTQVAQQINNRTQNYAAEIFIFLAIIYFVICFAFTSLSRWLEKTLAWKKSI; encoded by the coding sequence ATGGATAGTATTTTTGATTTAAGTGTTATACAAAACAATTTTTTACAATTAATGATTGGGCGCTATCCAAATGGACCTTTAGGTGGTTTAGCTCTAACTATCATTCTAGCTTTTATATCTGTTTCTTTATCAATTATTGGCGGATTAATATTAGGTTTACTTTGTATATCACGAAATTCTTATATTAGAGTACCTGTTTCGTTTATAGTTAATTTAATAAGAGCAATGCCTTTATTAATGGTTATTTTTTGGATGTTTTTTTTGTTACCTATTTTAACTGGTGGGAAATTTCCAGAAAATGGAACTGTAATTTGTGCTTTAACAATTTTTACTTCTTGTTATATTTCACAGATTGTAAAAGCAGGTATTGCAAGTATTCCAAAAGGTCAAACCGAAGCTTCAATCTCTAGTGGAATGACTTACTGGCAAACAATGCGATATGTTGTTCTTCCACAAGGGCTAAGAAATATGATTCCTTCTTTTGTTAACCAATTTGTTTCTTTAATAAAAGATACTTCTTTGGGATATATTGTAGGGGTTTCAGAGCTAACTCAAGTTGCACAACAGATAAATAATAGAACCCAGAACTATGCTGCAGAAATATTTATTTTCTTGGCTATAATTTATTTTGTTATTTGTTTTGCATTCACAAGCTTAAGTCGTTGGCTTGAAAAAACTTTAGCTTGGAAAAAATCTATTTAA
- a CDS encoding tetratricopeptide repeat protein, translated as MFAQQWPTLFLPEDIIPENKDDLKKIEKMSSKSFEKMPPEDVRNKIYQSFYFIADFLSSTKGELPKGWFESKKDPEKSLIHGFPPELKRPPLQIFYPAYNLGVLGYFISDDKYISRLNICQGFWLEERLQKAYDCMFFLQMDLAKDNVPINSLTRIQVNIMHGFLFLYLATNEIKDVHIWNAKTSPPSPQEFTEGDHYSMARAIFAYVANQIDDSLYLPKQKTTVIENVYKHAFENPVYFKVSTKISTKKAKVTFIPEHLDSLLWIQTVMPLVYANTMAMNQGILLWQRAFNAALRLEKYFDYFNYPKLPEGSPVEIVDRPLVKREVFISPKNNTDFLVASDLFRTSAMLIAKDPGKALEYIAAGILKKGHPEISSLLFTLSANAYFDLDLLRWARRSYSWAELFSKPFAMKVPSSLFYGAETAYWLGYYDIAKKGFERFTNLIGDPEYGPWAYLRLAEIAERQGERDKAKNKYEMLLRKFNNHPVSTDAQVRLFCLYENTLSKRARMVEYAKVQEKIKDGRDLLKKQAKACLLKVDLDNLQAEAEVDNKNNVVEKSLKQKKAIDNYAKEFPDSEFLPLFDSRLKELELSVGTFLATENACFELLDYYKKNKAAILSLEKNNHHYVKGLKWEKEEKLKVLRCSAFIKDFPIWNEMRKSEVGGDGEPLHSEFYQMMFHPSVENALKAYNSLKKSNEKWKEDLVKVEKAQLDFILNKDFWSLLTLRELLKFDLLASKSSNNLLNIAVSQDLFKEPNQIFSSPTFCSWMLRTSPNFNKENWFQILALKESKEWLDLLQEKKADKSYNCEKGFAKAIFTYFLKNPDNNFDDKILFPYLQSKGIANAGEEWLQYAQRIEKNRGQQDKQVLDIYKKLKKEAKDPIVKDAADLWLKKNMPEEADKLLW; from the coding sequence TTGTTTGCTCAACAATGGCCAACTCTTTTTCTTCCAGAAGATATCATCCCTGAAAATAAAGATGACTTAAAAAAAATTGAGAAAATGTCTAGCAAATCGTTTGAAAAGATGCCACCTGAAGATGTTCGCAATAAAATTTATCAATCATTTTATTTTATTGCAGATTTTTTGAGTAGTACCAAAGGCGAATTACCAAAAGGATGGTTTGAATCTAAAAAAGATCCAGAAAAATCTTTAATCCATGGATTTCCTCCTGAATTGAAAAGACCACCTCTCCAAATATTTTACCCTGCTTATAATTTAGGTGTTTTAGGATATTTTATTAGTGATGATAAATACATTTCTAGGCTAAATATTTGCCAAGGGTTTTGGTTAGAAGAGCGTCTGCAAAAGGCTTATGATTGTATGTTTTTTTTGCAAATGGATCTTGCAAAAGATAATGTTCCTATAAATTCGCTTACTAGAATTCAAGTAAATATAATGCATGGATTTCTGTTTCTTTATTTAGCCACAAATGAAATTAAAGACGTACATATTTGGAATGCAAAGACAAGCCCTCCTTCTCCTCAAGAATTTACAGAAGGAGATCACTACTCAATGGCTAGAGCTATTTTTGCATATGTTGCAAATCAGATAGATGATTCTTTGTATTTGCCTAAACAAAAAACAACAGTGATAGAAAATGTCTATAAACACGCTTTTGAAAATCCAGTTTATTTCAAAGTTTCAACAAAAATTAGCACAAAAAAAGCAAAAGTAACTTTCATTCCAGAGCATTTAGATTCTTTACTTTGGATACAAACTGTAATGCCATTAGTTTACGCAAATACAATGGCCATGAATCAAGGTATTTTACTATGGCAGAGAGCTTTTAATGCTGCTTTAAGATTAGAAAAATATTTTGATTATTTTAATTACCCAAAACTTCCAGAAGGTTCTCCAGTTGAGATAGTTGACCGACCTTTAGTAAAACGTGAAGTTTTTATATCTCCTAAAAATAATACCGACTTTTTAGTAGCTTCAGATTTATTCAGAACTTCTGCTATGTTAATTGCCAAAGATCCAGGAAAAGCATTAGAATATATTGCTGCAGGAATTCTAAAAAAGGGTCATCCTGAAATTTCTTCATTACTTTTTACATTATCTGCTAATGCTTATTTCGATTTAGATTTATTGAGATGGGCACGAAGATCATATTCATGGGCGGAACTTTTTTCAAAACCTTTTGCAATGAAAGTTCCAAGTTCTTTATTTTATGGAGCAGAAACTGCTTATTGGTTGGGTTATTATGACATTGCAAAAAAGGGATTTGAAAGATTTACAAATTTAATTGGAGATCCTGAATATGGTCCTTGGGCTTATTTGCGCTTAGCTGAAATAGCTGAAAGACAAGGTGAAAGAGATAAAGCCAAAAATAAATATGAAATGCTTTTAAGAAAATTTAATAACCATCCCGTTTCGACGGATGCTCAAGTTCGTCTATTTTGCTTATATGAAAACACTTTAAGCAAACGGGCACGTATGGTTGAATATGCAAAAGTCCAAGAGAAGATTAAAGATGGGAGAGATCTTTTAAAGAAACAAGCAAAAGCTTGTTTGTTAAAAGTTGATTTGGACAACCTACAGGCTGAAGCAGAAGTAGATAATAAGAATAATGTAGTTGAAAAATCTTTAAAACAAAAGAAAGCTATAGATAATTATGCAAAAGAATTTCCAGATAGTGAGTTTTTACCCCTTTTCGACAGTAGATTAAAAGAGTTAGAGCTCTCTGTGGGCACGTTTCTAGCTACAGAAAATGCTTGTTTTGAACTCCTTGATTATTATAAAAAAAATAAGGCGGCCATATTATCCTTAGAGAAAAATAATCATCACTATGTTAAAGGGCTAAAGTGGGAAAAAGAAGAAAAACTAAAAGTTTTAAGATGCAGTGCATTTATTAAAGATTTTCCCATTTGGAATGAAATGCGGAAGTCAGAAGTTGGAGGTGATGGAGAACCATTGCATTCTGAGTTTTATCAAATGATGTTTCATCCATCAGTAGAAAATGCTCTAAAAGCTTATAATAGTTTAAAAAAATCAAATGAAAAATGGAAAGAAGATCTTGTAAAAGTAGAAAAAGCTCAGCTTGATTTTATTTTAAATAAAGATTTTTGGTCTTTATTGACTTTAAGAGAACTTTTAAAATTTGATTTACTTGCATCAAAATCATCTAATAATCTGTTAAATATAGCTGTTTCACAAGACTTATTTAAAGAACCTAACCAAATTTTTTCTTCGCCGACATTTTGCTCATGGATGTTAAGAACTTCTCCAAATTTCAACAAAGAAAATTGGTTTCAGATACTAGCTTTAAAGGAAAGTAAGGAATGGTTAGATCTTTTGCAAGAAAAAAAAGCTGATAAATCATATAATTGCGAAAAAGGATTTGCGAAAGCTATTTTCACATATTTTCTTAAAAATCCGGATAATAATTTTGATGACAAAATCTTATTTCCTTACTTACAGTCTAAGGGAATAGCAAACGCTGGTGAAGAGTGGTTACAATATGCTCAAAGGATTGAAAAAAACAGAGGACAGCAAGACAAGCAAGTGCTTGATATTTATAAGAAGTTAAAAAAAGAAGCTAAGGACCCTATTGTCAAAGATGCCGCAGACTTATGGCTAAAAAAGAATATGCCAGAGGAAGCCGATAAGTTATTATGGTGA
- a CDS encoding flagellar FlbD family protein, producing MIKLTRIDGSNIYLNHMNIQWIESIPDTTITVMNGARIIVKEKIEDVLTLIKNYSKSTEHSNFENSVHCFSKQIIKEEGNDCPKT from the coding sequence GTGATTAAGCTGACTAGAATCGATGGATCAAATATTTATTTAAATCACATGAACATTCAATGGATAGAATCAATTCCAGACACTACCATAACCGTAATGAACGGTGCAAGAATCATTGTTAAAGAAAAAATTGAAGATGTATTAACTCTCATAAAAAATTATTCAAAAAGCACTGAACATTCCAATTTTGAAAATTCAGTACACTGTTTTTCAAAGCAGATTATTAAAGAAGAGGGAAATGATTGCCCTAAGACATAA
- a CDS encoding substrate-binding periplasmic protein — MLNYKKISTLIVLFGSCYITTKIKAQDIKILTENVPGEVEKSSNGKVTGIFAEIVTQALESQNIKYEFIWTRWKLAQQKVQENADKKSFILPITRIPEREKNYIWVAKICDIETFFITKKGNKKINSLKEINDKKIGVQVGTSYEQKILNQKGKAFKDEVSSVPYDQLNVKRLLLGEIFAWYTSSISGKANIVAEKIDLSQFEYGNKIDVEENYISTTSKTDPKLIERVAKAFEQFRKTNKYSEIIKKYVPNKN, encoded by the coding sequence ATGCTAAATTATAAAAAAATATCCACATTAATTGTTTTATTTGGATCTTGTTACATAACAACTAAAATAAAAGCACAGGATATAAAAATTTTAACGGAAAATGTCCCTGGTGAAGTTGAAAAGTCGAGTAATGGAAAAGTAACCGGAATTTTTGCAGAAATTGTTACTCAAGCGCTAGAAAGTCAAAATATTAAATATGAATTTATTTGGACAAGGTGGAAGTTAGCCCAACAAAAGGTTCAAGAAAATGCTGATAAAAAAAGTTTTATTTTACCAATAACCAGAATTCCTGAGAGAGAAAAAAATTATATCTGGGTAGCTAAAATATGTGATATAGAAACTTTCTTTATCACAAAAAAAGGCAATAAAAAAATAAATAGCTTAAAAGAAATAAATGATAAAAAAATTGGTGTCCAAGTTGGTACCTCTTATGAGCAAAAAATTTTAAATCAAAAAGGAAAAGCATTTAAGGATGAAGTCTCTTCTGTTCCCTACGATCAGCTAAATGTGAAAAGATTATTACTTGGGGAAATATTTGCCTGGTATACAAGTTCTATTTCGGGAAAAGCAAATATAGTTGCTGAAAAAATAGATCTTAGCCAATTTGAATACGGAAATAAAATTGATGTTGAAGAAAATTATATTTCAACGACTTCAAAAACAGATCCTAAATTAATAGAAAGAGTTGCTAAAGCCTTTGAGCAGTTTAGAAAAACAAATAAATATTCTGAAATTATTAAAAAGTATGTTCCTAATAAGAATTAA
- a CDS encoding 2,3,4,5-tetrahydropyridine-2,6-dicarboxylate N-succinyltransferase: MISLSYQELEELENNIKTLVSDNELLQRKTSQEIIYQCLRYLEDGTLRVASPKGEGPNCGEVEMRDLNEWVVHPWVKQSILFAMKIRTVESFKWELNGNLKIMGQERVHAGSLGYHDKLDVRKDLAAYGVRSVYGSIVREGAYVSKGAILMPSFVNIGAWVGLGTMIDTWATAGSCAQVGKNVHVAGGVGIGGVLEPENAKPVMIGDNAFLGSRVIVVEGTIVSEGAVLAANVSLTSSTPIYDVTTSEKKEYRGFVPPNAVVVAGTRVKSFPGGEVPIQCAYIIAYRSAKSDSKLSLNNILRETGIPI; encoded by the coding sequence ATGATTTCATTATCGTATCAAGAATTAGAAGAGTTAGAAAATAATATTAAAACACTTGTAAGTGACAATGAACTTTTACAAAGAAAAACTTCTCAAGAAATTATTTATCAATGCTTACGTTATCTTGAAGATGGTACGTTAAGGGTTGCCTCTCCAAAAGGAGAAGGTCCAAACTGCGGCGAAGTTGAAATGCGTGATTTAAATGAATGGGTTGTTCATCCATGGGTAAAGCAATCTATTTTATTTGCAATGAAAATTAGAACTGTTGAAAGTTTTAAATGGGAGTTGAATGGAAATTTAAAAATAATGGGACAAGAGAGAGTACATGCAGGTTCTTTGGGATACCACGATAAATTAGATGTACGAAAAGACTTAGCAGCTTATGGAGTTCGCTCTGTTTATGGCTCTATTGTACGAGAAGGTGCTTATGTATCAAAAGGTGCCATTTTAATGCCTAGTTTTGTTAATATAGGTGCTTGGGTTGGCCTTGGTACAATGATTGATACTTGGGCTACCGCGGGTAGTTGTGCACAAGTTGGAAAAAATGTTCATGTAGCAGGTGGTGTTGGAATAGGTGGGGTTTTAGAACCTGAAAATGCTAAGCCTGTGATGATTGGAGATAATGCTTTTCTAGGGAGTAGGGTGATTGTTGTTGAAGGTACTATTGTGAGTGAAGGAGCAGTTTTGGCTGCAAATGTATCATTAACTTCTTCTACTCCTATTTATGATGTTACGACATCGGAGAAAAAAGAATATCGAGGTTTTGTTCCTCCAAATGCTGTAGTTGTTGCTGGTACAAGAGTGAAATCATTTCCAGGAGGAGAGGTTCCTATTCAATGTGCATATATTATTGCTTATCGGAGTGCAAAAAGTGATTCCAAATTAAGTTTGAACAATATTTTACGCGAAACGGGAATACCTATTTAA
- a CDS encoding aminotransferase class I/II-fold pyridoxal phosphate-dependent enzyme, producing MTKLDEMNSWLLALRPFGLTKNDEIKSKLEAQNIEVFDFTLGDPKEPTPDFIKKALIENIDSVSQYPQNIGCLQLRQTCAKWVKNRLSIDINAQNQIISSNGSKEAIFHIPHVILNSSSIRRMIISPEPGYPVYKAGTVLAGGIPYVNPLKTEKNYIFDPSEVPQELTNQIAAIWLCYPHNPTGAVIKKNQMEKIYKWACEHNIIILSDECYIDMYYEGNDSPNSFLEISSKENFKNVICFFSLSKRSGMTGYRSGFIAGDSELLTLYAKYRLNVGLGTPDFIQKAAISAWSDTNHVRERNKIFAKKRELVDAFFKTNNISVLPSCATFYVWGNVPNSYQSDFEFVNKILETTGIMLTPGSVFGESCNRNFRMALVPTVDKISECLKIWQAKINSGEIKL from the coding sequence ATGACAAAATTAGATGAAATGAATTCTTGGTTATTAGCATTGAGACCTTTTGGTTTAACAAAAAATGATGAAATAAAAAGTAAATTAGAAGCTCAAAATATTGAAGTATTCGATTTCACTTTAGGAGATCCCAAAGAACCTACTCCTGATTTTATTAAAAAAGCCTTGATCGAAAATATTGATTCAGTAAGTCAATACCCACAAAATATTGGATGTTTGCAATTAAGACAAACTTGTGCAAAATGGGTAAAAAATAGGTTATCAATTGATATTAATGCTCAAAACCAAATTATTTCATCTAATGGTAGCAAGGAAGCTATATTTCATATTCCTCATGTTATATTAAATTCCTCTTCTATCCGTCGTATGATTATCAGTCCTGAGCCAGGATATCCAGTTTACAAAGCTGGAACTGTTTTAGCTGGTGGTATTCCTTATGTTAATCCATTGAAAACAGAAAAAAATTATATTTTTGATCCAAGTGAAGTTCCACAGGAATTGACAAATCAAATCGCTGCAATTTGGTTATGCTATCCACATAATCCAACAGGTGCAGTAATTAAAAAAAATCAAATGGAAAAAATATATAAATGGGCTTGTGAACATAATATTATAATTCTATCTGATGAATGTTATATTGATATGTATTATGAAGGAAATGATAGTCCTAATTCTTTTCTAGAAATTTCAAGTAAAGAAAATTTTAAAAATGTTATATGCTTTTTTTCGCTGAGTAAAAGAAGTGGTATGACAGGATATCGTTCTGGATTTATTGCAGGTGATTCTGAATTGTTAACTTTATATGCAAAATATCGTTTAAATGTAGGTTTAGGTACTCCTGATTTTATTCAAAAAGCTGCAATTTCAGCTTGGTCTGATACAAATCATGTTAGAGAAAGAAACAAAATATTTGCTAAAAAAAGAGAATTAGTTGATGCTTTTTTCAAAACAAATAATATTTCTGTGTTACCTAGTTGTGCGACATTTTATGTCTGGGGTAATGTTCCAAATTCTTATCAATCTGATTTTGAATTTGTGAATAAAATTTTGGAAACAACGGGTATTATGCTAACACCAGGTTCTGTTTTTGGTGAATCCTGTAACAGGAATTTTAGAATGGCTTTAGTTCCAACTGTCGATAAAATATCTGAATGTTTAAAAATATGGCAAGCAAAAATAAATTCTGGAGAAATTAAATTATGA
- a CDS encoding amino acid ABC transporter ATP-binding protein: protein MIEFKGIHKWYNKKLHVLNDINLVVKKGEVVVVCGPSGSGKSTLIRTVNALETVDAGELIVDGIKVTDPKINLNTLRGEIGFVFQQFNLYPHLTVLENITLAPIKVKKVNKSEAEKIALDLLNKVGLDNKKDSYPAQLSGGQQQRVAIARGLAMQPKIMLFDEPTSALDPEMIGEVLKVMKDLAKGDITMMVVTHEMGFAREVANRIVFIDAGKIVEVSEPNDFFNHPKSERAQQFLKQVLTPMQA from the coding sequence ATGATTGAATTTAAAGGTATTCATAAATGGTACAATAAAAAACTGCATGTTTTAAATGATATTAATTTAGTAGTGAAAAAAGGGGAAGTTGTTGTTGTTTGTGGCCCCTCAGGTTCTGGAAAGTCTACTCTTATCCGCACTGTTAACGCTCTTGAAACCGTGGATGCCGGTGAACTTATTGTGGATGGTATTAAAGTAACAGATCCGAAAATAAATTTAAATACATTACGAGGAGAAATAGGGTTTGTCTTTCAGCAGTTTAATCTTTACCCACACTTAACAGTTTTAGAAAATATAACACTGGCTCCCATAAAAGTTAAAAAAGTAAACAAATCTGAAGCTGAAAAAATAGCTCTTGATTTACTTAATAAAGTAGGTCTTGATAATAAAAAAGACTCCTATCCGGCACAACTTTCTGGTGGCCAGCAACAAAGAGTAGCTATTGCACGTGGACTTGCCATGCAACCTAAAATTATGTTGTTTGATGAACCAACATCTGCTCTAGATCCTGAAATGATCGGTGAAGTTTTGAAGGTTATGAAAGACCTTGCCAAGGGCGATATCACTATGATGGTTGTTACCCATGAAATGGGTTTTGCTCGTGAAGTTGCAAATAGAATAGTTTTTATTGATGCTGGAAAAATTGTTGAAGTTTCTGAACCTAATGATTTCTTTAATCATCCAAAATCAGAAAGAGCACAACAATTTTTAAAGCAAGTTTTGACACCAATGCAAGCATAA
- a CDS encoding substrate-binding periplasmic protein: MFKQKNFLLAPVFLFAFGTAIAQDISILTENFPSETEKIGENQVSGIGGDIVTKALEAKKISFKMVWSPWKRAQQETLANSDKKSFVIPLTRNSEREASYNWVAKLYDADTAFLTLKSNKKLDSIADAKGKKIGVLLGSSYEGFIADAKHGLNKADIEAVPNDATNAKKLDAGKIYGWYSGVIGAVAALKAEKIDIGKIDIGKNIDREENYIATAKNTPAELANKVKDAIESFKKTPQYAAIIKKYAGK, encoded by the coding sequence ATGTTCAAACAAAAAAATTTTCTACTCGCGCCAGTTTTTCTTTTTGCATTTGGTACTGCAATAGCTCAAGATATATCAATTTTGACTGAAAATTTTCCATCTGAAACAGAAAAAATTGGAGAAAATCAAGTCAGTGGAATTGGTGGAGATATTGTTACAAAGGCATTAGAGGCTAAAAAAATTTCCTTCAAAATGGTTTGGTCACCTTGGAAAAGAGCGCAACAAGAAACCCTTGCAAATTCTGACAAAAAATCATTTGTAATTCCTTTAACTCGCAATTCAGAGCGGGAAGCAAGTTATAATTGGGTAGCTAAACTTTATGATGCTGATACTGCATTTCTGACATTAAAATCAAATAAAAAACTGGACAGTATTGCTGATGCAAAAGGTAAAAAAATAGGTGTTTTACTTGGTTCTTCGTATGAGGGCTTTATTGCAGATGCAAAACATGGATTAAATAAAGCTGATATAGAAGCAGTGCCAAATGATGCAACAAATGCTAAAAAGCTTGATGCTGGAAAAATATATGGCTGGTATTCAGGAGTGATTGGGGCTGTTGCAGCTTTAAAAGCTGAAAAAATAGATATTGGAAAAATAGATATTGGTAAAAATATTGATCGCGAAGAAAACTATATAGCGACAGCTAAAAATACTCCTGCTGAATTAGCAAATAAA
- a CDS encoding YceD family protein has translation MKKNISLSIPKIGNEVTVIFGMNDKPLGNVFHFDDGLVSENTIGFLTEYGLTPNNPEYKKISGVLKIVKEHMLFRVSGEIIFEPLLECVRSLTEFRAKISAPINCFFTPKSVQEKAKINTFKGSNTKDEEEDLEISIEELENYFYSGSFLVLDEMLIDSLYCAIPELPLCRENCLGLCSECGEELNLTDLNGKTRTVAHKKNCSHFKKLH, from the coding sequence ATGAAAAAAAATATTTCTTTAAGCATTCCAAAAATTGGTAATGAAGTAACAGTTATTTTTGGGATGAATGACAAACCACTTGGAAATGTATTTCATTTTGATGATGGTCTTGTTTCTGAAAATACTATTGGATTTCTAACTGAATATGGTCTTACACCAAACAACCCAGAATATAAAAAAATTTCAGGAGTTTTAAAGATTGTAAAAGAGCATATGCTTTTTCGCGTTTCTGGTGAAATAATATTTGAACCACTTCTTGAATGTGTACGTTCACTAACAGAATTTAGAGCTAAAATTTCAGCACCAATAAACTGTTTTTTCACTCCTAAATCTGTTCAGGAAAAAGCTAAAATTAATACATTTAAAGGAAGTAATACAAAGGATGAAGAAGAAGATTTGGAAATAAGTATCGAAGAACTTGAAAATTATTTTTATAGTGGAAGTTTTTTAGTTCTTGATGAAATGTTAATAGATTCATTATATTGCGCAATTCCAGAATTACCTCTTTGCAGAGAAAATTGTTTAGGTCTTTGTTCTGAATGTGGTGAAGAATTAAACTTAACTGATTTAAATGGCAAAACAAGAACTGTCGCACATAAAAAAAACTGCAGTCATTTTAAAAAGTTGCATTAA
- a CDS encoding ABC transporter substrate-binding protein, whose protein sequence is MKLMSRKFFISIISLIPLLYVTNVQADVNEIKKKKTLIVGVKDSLYPFGFVNEKSRTLEGYDIDFAKEIADKLGVKIELKPVTSANRIPLLMEDNVDLLACTMTITPERAKQINFSYPYFVSKQKFIVKKGTVKSLKDLENKKIGTTKGSTSELNAAKAIPSAKILSFDDYPQAFLALQQGKVFAITTDESILAGILSKASKKEDFELPAFDISKEPYGIGVNKKNPELLKIVNQTLIEMEKNGKADATFAKWFGPNSSVPLVKDFKITP, encoded by the coding sequence ATGAAATTAATGAGCAGAAAATTTTTTATATCTATTATTTCTTTAATCCCTCTTCTATATGTAACAAATGTTCAAGCTGATGTTAATGAAATAAAGAAAAAGAAAACTCTTATAGTTGGTGTGAAAGACTCCTTATACCCATTTGGATTTGTAAATGAAAAATCTCGCACTTTAGAAGGCTATGATATAGATTTTGCAAAGGAAATCGCTGATAAATTAGGAGTTAAAATAGAGCTAAAACCGGTAACATCTGCTAATAGAATACCATTATTGATGGAAGATAATGTTGATTTGCTTGCTTGTACAATGACAATTACACCAGAAAGAGCAAAACAAATAAATTTTAGTTATCCTTATTTTGTCTCTAAGCAAAAATTCATTGTTAAAAAAGGAACAGTGAAATCATTAAAAGATTTAGAAAACAAAAAAATTGGTACAACCAAAGGATCAACTTCAGAGCTGAATGCTGCAAAAGCAATTCCAAGCGCAAAAATACTTTCTTTTGATGATTATCCCCAAGCTTTTTTAGCTTTGCAACAAGGAAAAGTATTCGCAATAACTACTGATGAATCAATTTTAGCGGGAATACTTTCAAAAGCATCTAAGAAGGAGGATTTTGAATTACCTGCATTTGATATTTCTAAAGAGCCATATGGAATAGGTGTTAACAAAAAAAATCCAGAATTATTAAAAATAGTAAATCAAACATTAATTGAGATGGAAAAAAACGGAAAAGCTGATGCCACTTTTGCTAAATGGTTTGGTCCAAATTCTTCAGTTCCTTTAGTAAAAGACTTTAAAATCACCCCCTAG
- a CDS encoding amino acid ABC transporter permease, which produces MSSYQFDFSILLTEKYAKMLVEGLVTTVELSVISCALAFFLGLNLAVMRLAHFAPIRIFAQCYLEFFRNTPLIVQLFFWYFGSYQVLPTVINDWLNTLNFEFAAAVIALTFYTSAFIAEDIRSGISSIPKEQMEAARSSGFSYVRSMHYIILPQAVRLTIPPLINQFLNLAKNSSMAMVIGVAEITYQARQIESQSFKSFEAFFAATLIYVCFSFVISGLITIYDKKVLNPIGKGTV; this is translated from the coding sequence ATGTCATCTTACCAATTTGATTTCTCCATCCTACTAACTGAAAAATATGCAAAAATGTTAGTAGAAGGCCTTGTAACAACAGTAGAACTTTCCGTTATTTCATGTGCTTTGGCATTTTTCCTTGGTTTGAATTTAGCCGTCATGCGTTTAGCTCATTTTGCTCCAATCAGGATATTTGCCCAGTGCTATCTGGAATTTTTTAGGAACACTCCTCTCATTGTACAGCTATTTTTTTGGTATTTTGGTTCTTATCAAGTGTTACCAACAGTAATTAATGATTGGCTAAACACTTTAAATTTCGAATTCGCAGCAGCAGTAATTGCTTTAACATTTTATACCTCAGCATTTATCGCTGAAGATATCCGTTCTGGAATTTCTTCCATTCCAAAAGAACAAATGGAAGCTGCTAGAAGTAGCGGATTTTCATATGTCAGATCCATGCACTATATTATACTCCCACAAGCAGTACGTTTGACAATCCCTCCTTTGATAAACCAATTTTTAAATCTAGCAAAAAATTCATCTATGGCGATGGTTATTGGTGTTGCGGAAATTACTTATCAAGCAAGGCAAATTGAAAGCCAGTCGTTCAAAAGTTTTGAAGCCTTCTTTGCTGCTACTTTAATTTATGTTTGTTTTTCCTTTGTTATTTCAGGATTAATAACAATTTATGACAAAAAAGTTCTAAACCCAATTGGCAAAGGAACTGTTTGA